The Chloroflexota bacterium genome window below encodes:
- a CDS encoding sulfite exporter TauE/SafE family protein: MAQLLVVGGIGLFAGVLSGLFGIGGGIVIVPLLVLVVGLTTTQAAGTSLAALLLPVGALGALEYWRGGFVDLGLAAVLAVGLLLGAYLGARLGISLPVEVVQRGFGVLLVIVGIRFIFFS; this comes from the coding sequence TTGGCTCAACTGCTGGTCGTCGGCGGCATCGGCCTGTTCGCTGGTGTCCTGTCTGGTCTCTTCGGAATCGGCGGTGGAATCGTCATCGTGCCGCTGCTGGTCCTGGTCGTCGGGCTGACCACCACTCAGGCGGCCGGAACCTCGCTGGCCGCACTGCTCCTCCCGGTCGGTGCGCTCGGCGCGCTGGAGTATTGGCGCGGCGGATTCGTCGACCTTGGCCTCGCAGCAGTCCTGGCGGTCGGTCTGCTGCTGGGTGCCTATCTCGGAGCGCGGCTCGGCATCTCGCTGCCGGTGGAGGTCGTGCAGCGCGGCTTCGGGGTACTGCTGGTGATCGTGGGGATCCGCTTCATCTTCTTCAGCTGA
- a CDS encoding arsenate reductase ArsC: protein MEKRRVIFMCTHNSARSQMAEAMLREFGGDTFEAFSAGTEAAGIRPETIQVMNEIGIDISGQRSKTIDEFRGQGFEWFITVCDDAQKNCPVLPGVQEVAHWSIEDPSLAEGTPDDRLAAFRRARDLIRNRLRLFILAGGRPELPVPHPTVLP, encoded by the coding sequence ATGGAGAAGCGACGGGTCATCTTCATGTGCACGCACAACAGCGCTCGGTCACAGATGGCGGAGGCGATGCTGCGCGAGTTCGGCGGCGACACCTTCGAGGCGTTCAGCGCAGGCACCGAGGCCGCGGGCATCCGGCCGGAGACGATCCAGGTCATGAATGAGATCGGCATCGACATCAGCGGGCAGCGCTCGAAGACGATCGACGAGTTTCGCGGCCAGGGCTTCGAGTGGTTCATCACCGTCTGCGACGACGCACAGAAGAACTGCCCCGTCCTCCCGGGCGTCCAGGAGGTCGCGCATTGGTCCATCGAGGATCCCTCGCTGGCCGAAGGGACGCCGGACGACCGGCTGGCAGCATTCCGGCGCGCACGCGATCTGATCAGGAATCGACTGCGCCTGTTCATCCTCGCGGGCGGGCGCCCCGAGCTCCCGGTGCCGCACCCGACGGTGCTGCCCTAG